A segment of the Dermacentor andersoni chromosome 5, qqDerAnde1_hic_scaffold, whole genome shotgun sequence genome:
TTTCCAGTAGGGAAGTGATGGTGCACTAACAGCATAACTTTGCTTTTAAGCTGAACCTGCACCACTGTAAAACATGGAGGCCATGAGCATACCTGAGCACAACAGCACTGATAACAGTGAATCTAAagtaacctttttttttactatattgAGAAGTAAAAATGAATGGTGCCTAGCCCTTATGAACAGTGAAATGTCTGTACATCCAGTGTTCGAAGTTTAACAAGCAATGTTTTGAATTACCTACATATTCAACCAAGTGATCACTGAAGTACCCTCTTCCTCCCCCCTTATTATTCTAGCAAGTTTGCTGAATGTGCATGACAACAGCTTTAACATTATCCTTTTGTAACCTTCACACAAATGTTGAACAAAGATTAAATATTTTAGCACAATGCGGAAAGAAATATGCCAACACTGAAAATGCATTGCAGAGTTTCATACCCGAATTTAATGAATTAATGAAACCACAATGAAATTAATAAACATTAATGAAGCCACTCACTCTCTCACTTCATTTTATCATGTGCATAAAACTGACACCTTTTCATCACAGTTTTCAACGCAACCTTTGGGTGCGGTGGTTGCATAATCCTCAAGTTATCCTTTATCACTCTACAAACTGTACATCAATTTTGACTTTCTACTAAATTTGTTAATATTTTTCAGAAGCAAGGGCAAACAATAAGAATATTCACCATTGGCATCTAATAGGATGTTCTCAGGCTTCAAATCCCTATGTGCAACGCCTTTTGAATGCAGGTACTCCTGAAAACAAGCAATGTTGTCAATATCTTGACACAAGGTTTAAGCTTTTCCACAAGGCTACATCTAATGCTTTATGGATAGAGTTGGATCTTAAAGGCGCACTAAAGGCTAATACTAAGTctatgtggactgtttaaataccattccaggaACCTCGCAAAGCTtattttgtgccaagaaaatagtttacaagaaaattgcatctgaagggttcgAATACTTTTACCACAATTCAAATCATCCGCCACCCAACCAGGCAGTGGTGTTGCATACGCCATCCGCATCCTTTGCTGGCGTTAGTGAGTAAAACGGGGCCCAACAGACGGCACAAAACGCAAATGCGCGGCCATTGAGAATCTGAGCCAAGACAAGTGGTGGATTTGGCGCTGCAGCTGCCTATGGTCAAGTTGCATGGACCATtcaggcatcccgcgacatcacatcaCATGAAAGTGGAATTCTTTCTTACTTGTAGGTTGTGCGTGTGTTGTGAGGCAGCAAAACCAAGGCAGCACTACTTGATAACGAAACTATCAAAACGCGAAAGtgcgggcggcgcagagtcgagagAAAACGGAACGTTTTGACCGTCTGCGTCGTCGTCAAGGGTAAAGCCAATGAGTTCTTTCCAAGAATGAAATAAAAcaggacaagtagcattttctttagccttataatgcaatacaatgataTTTCTAAAACGAGTGCCTTCGTCAtagggcaagtacttgaatgctccgggggtctctaatcatgtcctgcatttacctccaTTTTTCAATTGCTAATGCTAAGGTTCTGTTCATAATATTGACGGCTTTGAGAATCTCGAGCACTAGTCTATCACTCTAGCttcacttaatatttgcctttagtgtcccctttAAGGTTTTACGAATGTAGCACACAATCATACAACTGCATTTTAGTGTGccaagccatttttattttttgctgtacTGACTTTCAGCACTGAATGTAAGGCTGACCTATTTAGAATGTACTCAGCCAACATAGAAGCAGCAGCTACAAGACATGCCATGTCCATTATGATGCCAACtttttattagagagttttagattagggagACAAGCGTTGATGCGATTGCTTTTGAATTTCATCATGCTCAAACGATGCGTAAAAACAAATAATCAAGCCTACTGGccaccacaaagaaagcaagcaaacgtGCTACCACCGCCCGCGGGCGACTGCAGTTACTCCGATACTCTTTCAATACAGTTTGCCAGTGGCCCTGGGTTGGCTCAACAGTCTACAGAACTTGCAAATAGATTTCATGATATTTTGCAGTGTTTGGGCCTTTTTAATGCAGAAGTGTTTAAAAAAAGGTGATGTTGAACCTTTGGATGCCTTCAAATGAAATCCTTTTTGAATGGCAAGGTTCAAGTTAGCACTGAGCAGATGCTACCAATATATATGATATTATGGGTTGCTGGTACAAACTTGGCACCTTTTCTGGCTGGCCAAGCATGCTCATGAAAAGTTTATTCAAAATTCCGTAAGTGTGACCTATCGATCAAGGACAAATTAATACTTCTAACTGAAGCACTTAAATCAAATTGCATAGAAATTGGCACTTGTGGGGGGCACAGCTATGTGGTACTAGCATTTCAAAGAGAAGCAAAGCGTAATTGTGTGcatcctttagtgtcccttttaaaaaagaaggggggggggggggggggggggctcatgccAGGTTCAACGGCAGGGTACTATATGCGGTACTCTCTTGCATGGTATTGGAATTAGATTTAACCTTTGTTTGTGAGCATAGAAAAGTACCTATCTCAACATGTTCTCCCAGCTGCAATACTGGAACAAGCTCCAAAATCTGTAGAGTCCCTCCTTTCAGAATGAGAACATCTGTAAGTAGCCAAGCTTCGGGCCGGGGGACATCGCTTACCCATGAGAAAAACTGGCGAGTTCCCAGTGGTACCCGGATTCGAACAGAGTGTCTCCCACATTAAGTACATAAAAATCTaaatgtacccgccgtggttgctcagtggctatggtgttgggctgctgagcacgaggtcgtgggatcgaatcccagccacagaggccgcatttcgatgggggcgaaatgcgaaaacacccgtgtacttagatttaggtgcacgttactgaaccccaggtggtcgaaatttcccgagtcctccactacggcgtgcctcataatcagaaagtagttttggcacgtaaaaccccataatttactttttCTTTAGCGAAATGCAATGCACCAAGTCAAAGCGCACACAACAGCTGCCTAACCATTGGGCTTTATCCACCTCTACACTGCCCATTCAAGTGTTACAGTATAAAAGATGTTTAGGATAATACTAGCAAGACATCTTACCACTCCAGACATTATTTGCTTGAAATATCTTTGAGCAACTCCTTGGTCCATGCCACAATCCGGCTCTGCACACAACAAAATAGTCAGCAATTGTCATTGATAAggagctacaagggactcaactAAAGAATTTTGGAAGTAATGTTTGTGTGCACGTAGCACATGTAAGCAAACTGATGTCTTAAGAAGTTCGTTCCGATTTCAATGCACTCACCTATTCTATCGAACAGCTCACCGCCAGATGCATACTCAAGAAAAATATATTGCTGATTCCCATCCTTCCTGTGACCATAATATTTAATAATGTTATCATGGTTAAGCATTCGATGAACACATATCTGCAAACAAAATACAAGTTTACAACAAGAGTTGAAAGCTTACAAACCCTACTAGCCCCACCCCCAGTGGCCCTCTTACCTCTTTTCTAAAGTTCTCAGCTGCTTCAGCGTGGTCACTGTTATTCAACACTTTGACTGCGACTGCTTCTTGTGTTGCCCTGTTAACCAGAAGCTTGACTCTGAAACCAGACGCAAACAGCTGTTATAGTACTTGCACAATGTATACTATTGGATGGGAAGAAAGTGCATATACTGTTGACACTTACTCCCCATACGCTCCTTCACCCAGCACTTGCGTCAAATCCCAGCCTTCCACAAACTCGTGCTTCATGGTGCTGAAATTGAGTCGCAATGTCGTCAATGCGCGTCATTGGCCATAAAGACAATCGCCAGAAAACGACCCCAACGGTATTACGCTGCCATACGCGCTGGTACTGGCTTACTCTTCGCATAATGGACGAAACTACCGTTCGGAAGTACAAAACGCACTCCAGTGAAAGCAAATAAGTACGGAGAACGTTACTCCTCGCCAAAGCCTCTGAATGCATGCCACAAAACTTGCCTGTGACAACCGATGACACAGGAACAAGTAACGGGAGCGGGGAAAAAGTACAAGAACATGAAAAACAGAAGTTTCAACGAGTAAACATTAACGCTAAGTAAAAGCAGTGCTATAAAAACGAAAGTGTAAGCCCACCTTGAGGCAGTGGACGCAGGACATGATGCCATGGACCGCGTACCGGGAGTAAGGCCCCTGTCAAGACCAGTGCAAGGCTATGTTTGCTCGGAAATAGGCCTTAAAACTTGTCTGGACGTGATTTGCCACAGTGAGCCCAAATGAGCCgctaacattaaaaaaaaactgacaaGCATCACCCCAATCCCTAAATGTGTAAAGCTATTGGCTCAAGAAAAGCAACGCGGAAAAGGTAAAAAATGGGCCAATGAACCTCACAACGCTGCCGACCAGCGAGCACTAGCCATCGACATTTCGAGACAACGGCAACGGGCGCGAGCGTAGCTCGATATCGGCGCGCAGTCACAGTTAGGCACAACAGAAAATCTTATCTTTACGATCAAGCTTTAAAAAAGAGCGACTTACATGGTTCCTTGTCTCGGGTCATGTAATCTGCCCTGCGACTGCAATTCAAATCTTTCGTTTCATTGGAAAATCATGAGAGATATTGCGGCACATGGACCAAGAAAAGCGCGCGAAATGTGTCGATGCAAATGCGACTTACTGTTCGAATGTAGTGTCTGTTCTCGATTTCTACACAATAAGCTATCAAAACGTTTAGCTATGAATATATACAATTTTATGGCGGAATTTGTTTGGGTTTACATAGATTTAGCAATAATTAACTCGTAGTATAATATACTCGTTTTGGTTTTGTTTTCGACCAGCGCTTGTTTCAACCGAAGTGTTGAAAGTACTCACTTTCAGCGCCTTTCCTTTATATAAGCGTTATTTCCAGTATATAGCTCGAAATTCCAACGTGCTGGGAATCCCGCGCCTGCgacaatacgaaaaaaaaaacggtttaatcatagagaaagaaatttcataTGGTTCAATTGTGTGCATGCCCGCCGCGACTTCGATCAGGCTGCGTTTACTGCCAAACCTGTCAATCAGGTTTTAGCGATTTTAACTTTACTTTCCGAGTCACCACATAGCaagcgtaataaacaaaaccAAAGACACAATGACCTATTTTTGGTTTTCCGTTAAATTACCTTACTGACATATTGAAATAATTGGCCAAGGAAAGTCTGCTAACTTATTTTTCTGCTAACTATACTGCCAAAAATTCTGCAAGGACTCTCTCGGCAGACTGTATATGTAGCTTGTATATAGTTATTTGAGAATGCGTTTAGCGTATGTGAATAGTTATTGATTGACTGACTCCCTTTTATTGCGATGAAGATTGCTCGGAGGTCAAGTTATTCGAAAGAAGGCGAGGAGGGGGTGAAAAAGAATCACATTCGGAGGTCGACGCCGGTGGTGCGCGCGAAAAACCATAGAGATGGCGCAGGGTGGCCTTGGCGCGGGCGAATTTGCGAGGTACTGCCGAATTTCTCAAGCATTCGACCTTAGGGGTGAGAAAAGCTGCAGAGTTGATGGCAGCGCCGACGCACTCCCACAATAGGGGATGAACCGTCGGACTGGTGCTGCAGCTGGAACATATCGGTGAAAAAGACTCATCATCGTCCTCGGTGCAGCTTTGGTCGTGCGTTGCTCTATACATCTGATGTTCATCCTCCATTTTGCTAATTTCCCGAATGAGCAACTCTGGGTAGCCCCGCATGTAGGAGTGCGCATTCAAAGCCTGGATGTACCCATGCAGTCGGCGTATTGTCTGCCTGGCGGCAAGCCAGAGAGTTTCTGGCCTGATGACGCGAGAGGAATGTCCGCGGGTCGGAGCGGATGGCATTCTGTCTTCTGCACGAAAACTTAAAGGGTCTAGCTCCTCTATCCTCGAAGATCTTTCACCAATTACTCGAGAAGCAAGAAGGCATTTGATTCCATTTGCTAAGGGAAAAGCAAAgtcttttagctttattattgaGCGAACGAGCATTGAGGATGCAAATTACGTTTTTGACAACACCAGTAAAGCTGTAGTTCTTTGTAGCAGATATATCTACAAACCACATCGCGCAATTCGAAATGCCAAAGGTCTGAGTCACCTACAATTACGCCATCATTATCACTATCATTCACAAATATTAGAAGCCTGCTACCCAAGCGCAACCATGTTGCCTCGTTTCTTGACGATTGCAATTCTATCATTGTTGTTCTCATTGAAACGTGGCTACATCCAGGAATAACCTATAAGGAAATCTTCACCCGCGATAATTCTTTTAACCTATACAGGTGTGACCGCGTCGGAAAAAGAGGTGGTGGCGTATTCTTGGGCGTCAAAAGAACAATTATATCCCATGTTATTAACACCAATTCGTGTATTGAGATCTTATTGGTAGAATGCTAAACCTGTAACCACAAAGTGTTAATTGGAGGCTGCCGTCGCCCTCCCGATTCGAATCGGTACTTTGCTGCTTTgtggctctgaaaggtcgctcgagaacAAACCGCCTGCCGCCGCTGTGCGCTTGCAAGCtgcgaggcaagacggctgtaatgcaccgtgaagtcCTGGCAGCaacccccccatccgcctttgtgacggcagttgcagaacaggaaggcaataccgcagagaagtACTCCCTCGGACAGGTGGAGACaatggagcgaccctctgcgccgggtctATGACTTACatccgcacgggcgcctaccattggcagAAAATGatgccacctgagcgggctcgccgattggccgaacgtgacgtgacttcgagacaccgaaggggttaaaagccagagaccgggagcagcaagggagcattccttcattcatctctttcgagcttcttgccacgggccgcagcgtccgagttgctgccggcccgtaatgactttatgactgttaatttgtttgtactctcactgtaaataatgtaaataaacctccagtttttcatctcaaagtcctcctcaacctcggccaactcccgcacccaacggcaaggtccaaaatctgggggacagcaattgggattgtcctccagatccaacagcaGTCAAGCAAAATTCAAATCAAAGTTGACCTTTCGTTCCATTCACCAAGTAGTCGTCGTGACGCAGCATTGCTGTCCTTGCTACATAAATATGTTCACCAAATGAAGTCATCGTCCTTGCTGCTGGAACGTGCAAGTTGCATATCACGACTGAATAATGAGTTTCAATCGAATCTACGAAAACAAGGATGCATTTATTCTGTCCGCTTTGCCACACGTCATCCGTTTGCAGAATTCCCTTCCTGAGAGCACTGTCATGCAAACGAATAGAGATAAATCTAGGCAACTCCTGAACATGCAGTTTCTGTCCTAAAAACGTGTAATACTGTATGCCATGTTCTGTATACCTATGTAACGTCACgcagattcccccccccccccctctttgatACTTTAAACTACACTTTTTTATTATGTGCGCGAGTAATGTGCGTAATAAAATTTATCAGATGTTTtgtgatgatatgtggttttaaatggcgcaagggccagttatgtaTCAGATGTTTTGTAGGCTATCCCGAAGCGTAAATTCTGTTTATCTGAGCATCGTTAGTGCTGTTCTTTTCTCCTGTTCATCGTTTAAATTACTTTTTTTACATGGTGTTTGATTATGTGCGCAGGTTAGGCGCGGGATAAAATTTATCCGATGTTTGCTTGCTACCGCATCTCTCCATTTGTAACCCTGTTTTGCAGCGATTATTTCTACTCATCCTTGCGGTACAACTTTCTTGCACTGAtgaccacccccccccccttactcaatgctcctcatggggcctgtaaggtatcttgaaataaatacataaattgaATGAATGGTGTGTGAGGGACACCGATGATGTACGGCATTGGAGATCAGCTGATTATGTTATTCCCATCATCATTCCTCTTGTCGCGTTACCCTTCACTATAGTGTACTAGTATACATACCTTTACCCCTGCAAGGAGTATAGTGAGCCATACGCGCGCTGCCCCTGCCAACTACTCCGCATTTCTCCTTCCGTTAGACTTACTTCTCTCTGTGTAGCACGCGATCTTCTTCGTCCTCTTTGTTATAATGGTTTCATAGGCTGCTTGCCGTCGTCTTTCTTCTGGCTACCCGTCGTGGTGGCATGCTACGTTTGCCACTATAAAAAAATCGATTCCGACCTTCTAACCTGCCCATATTTAACCAAATGTACCACCAAGCGCAATACTTCTGCAGCTATACTAACATGTAATGCGGAAGCAAAATCAGTTTAAACTCCAAGACGTGTTAGCATATGGAAGGCAGTGGCGCAGTCCCAGCGATATTGCTATACGGCTGCGTGTCAGGAGTTTATTTGGGTGCGACCATTAGGTCATGCCGTTATCGGCAAACTTTTTATGTGTGTGCAGGGACTGCCGATGTTGGGTTGAAAAACGCTTGCTGTCTGGACGCGTCGCACCTGCACATCGTCGAGTCTCGGTAGTTACTCAGCTGCATAACGATGGAGCTTAGAGTGAGATGCTTCTGTCGCGCTCTCAAAGGTGAGAAAGCCGTTCTGTGGCACGCTCGCGTTACATGTGTTTCTTGTGGAGTTAGCTGGATCGCTAACGGCCAGTAGACGCGAATAATGAATCTTGCAGATCTTCAAGGTGAACTCGTCTACATCCTTGTGGGCTATTGTCCAAAGGTCAACATCCTTTCTTAGAAAGTGCACACGAGCAAGCCACCATCACCCGAAGGAGCAACGGTGTGCAGAGGGGGTGGAAGAGGTgtccgaaaaacacttttacatAAACAGGGCACGGCCTACTCTGAAACTCGGAGTTGTATACCTTTAATATCGTATGTCTCTGCTTGGCCGCGGGGCCAATTAAACCTTTATAAAGCTGTTGGCCCAGGGCTTTAAGGGTACTTGGTGCACTTTTGAAAGCCTTGTATACGGTGTATACCTTAGAGTACAGCAATATTGTATGTTTGCCAGTAATCATAACAGTACACTAAAATTGTATGCCGGTCGCCACAGTAAAAACGTAAAACGGCCGATGCCATATGCCCTTCGAACTGATTTGTGATTATTTAAAGCGTGCAAACGAATTTTGGTTAGGTGCTGTCCAAGCACTAACGGAGCGCACGTATGCGGTATGATGTGTATGATGAGGAGTATGGTGAATAATAGCATAGATTTTGCGTTTGTTAGAGGGTAAAGCTGTTTAATTGCTGGTTATCTTGGACTTGAACGAATCATAACTATGTGCAACTGATAAATAACATTTCAGGGTACATGAACGTTGTTTCTTTTCAATATTGTCTGAATTAGTGCTTTGAGAAACAAGAACTGCGTCATGTACTTATAGCACCGAAATGCGCGTTCGACATTCGTTTTGCAGTGCTCGCGATAAACTCATTCCTACTGCTTGGCATCGTGGGAATTGTCCTACTGACGGCCGATGGCAAAAAGCGACGCAATGAGCAGCCCTTCCACGCAGAAGGCAATGGAAGCCTGGTCGTTCTGACGACCGCAGGCCCCGTCCAGGGTGTCGAGATCACAGCGCATGGCAGGACTCTGCACGCCTTTTACGGCGTACCATACGCCGACCCTCCCGTAGGAGAGCGCCGGTTTCTGCACCCTGTGCGAAGGACCCCTTCCAAGACTGTCACCATGGCGACCGAGTTGAGGCCTGCCTGCCCGCAGGATTCCTACTGGTTCAACACGGAGTACGTCAACTCCTCGAGTTTCGACGAAGACTGCCTCCACCTGAACCTATGGACGCCGAGCGTCCGCGCCAACGACGTGCTGCGTCCGGTCGTTGTGTACCTCCACGGCGGGGGTTTCCAGAACGGCGGCAACAATCTGCACATCTACGACGGCAGACACTTCTCCGCGCTGGGCAACGTCGTGGTCGTGGTGCCCAACTACAGGGTGAACGTGTTCGGCTTCTTGTACGTCGGCACGCCCGACGCCCCTGGAAACCAAGGCCTGTGGGACCAACGGCTCGCGCTGCTCTGGGTACGGGACAATGTGCGCGCCTTCGGCGGGGACCCAGAGCGCGTGACGTTGATGGGCCAGAGCGCCGGATCGATCTCTGTCGGTTATCACGTCCTATCTCCGCTCACGCGTCACCTCTTTCGGCAGGCCATCATGCAGAGCGGTACGCCTTTCTACAAGGTGGAAGAAAACCAGATTACTGGACCAGAGAAAGCGCGGCGGATGGCAGCTAGGCTCTGCGGGCCGCACCTCCTGCGGAGGCCCATGGCACACGTGGTTGACTGCCTGCGGAACCAGACGACTCAGAAGCTCCTGGGCGCCGTCAAGATGGTGCTGGGACTCAAGGCGTCATCCTTTATACCTATATCCGGGGACGACCTTCTGCCCAAAGACCCGCTGGTCACCATGGCCAACGGCAGTGCGCCTCCGGTGGACCTGCTGATAGGCGTGAACGAGAACGAGGGCACTTATTTCCTGCACAAGTTGTACCAAACCATGGGCATCACCAATCCGTTCGCCATGAGCAACAGGCAGCACGTGACCATCGTGAAGTTACTTGTCAACTATGCTCTCTGGGAGGCCCCGGAGGACCTCATCGAGGGGCTACTGACCAATGTTAAAGTAGGTAGAATAGTATACATGAAGTGGGCATGTTCCTTCACTATTTACACTTCAACTGGCCGTTTTGGTATATATATAGAATTGCCGAGCTTGAAAATTATTGAATAGGGCTATAGTGTATAGACATAAAATCACTCATATAAAGACCAAACAGGCGAAGAACGGCGCTGACTATGACTTCAGGGATCGGTATATATGCTTCAGCGAGAATGCTGATAGTAACGTGGAAGCTTTTGTTAAGCTATAAGCTGCGAACATTCAGCATTTGCCAGCCATCAAAATCAGTGCGTTATCCGAACTTTCTCACCAGTGCCAAGATGCTGATACGCACCGCTGAATGCGACAAAATTTTCGTGATGTTGCGTTGATATTACAGCGATATAGTCATGCGCTAAGGGTGCATGTCGTTTATTGCTGTTAAATGTGGATGTACGTCCACGCCCCACGAGCAACAGTCATGCATCGCACTCTATACCACGAGAAGACTTCTCGAACCTGAAAGGGCATGTGCCAGGTGGCAGGGAAGGAACCATGGGGCTTGGTCCATTCGCCGTTAAGATATCGTCGACGCTTCATGAACAGTAGTTTTCATGCCgtaagatcatcatcatcatcatcatcatcatcatcatcatcatcatcaacaacaacaacaaccgatTCAAGTTCAATGCCGAACAGAGGTCTCTTCGAAGCTACCCACAGCCAAATCCTATACGCTCTCAATTTACGCTATTTGCTGCTTACTTGTCCCGGGCAAACGATATTCATCAATATTGCGCACACTTCCTGCTTCCCTGTCAGAAACGCACTGTCTCCTGAAAATACGGGAAACGAAGCTGTAAAGAATATAAATGCACGCAatatagatgacgattatttgtGTACAAGGTAATCTACAGCGGGTGCAAATTTTTCTTATAGAGTGAATATATATGCCGGCAAATTTTCTAACCCGCTTCGCTGCGATTCTCCAATAAATTTCTCGCCTTAATGCTCTGCCACCCTCGACTACGTTCCTTTTGGCGCCTCTTCTGCTACTCTAAAAGGCCATTTGTTATCTGTTCTGTACGCATTACGCAACATATTCCAACAACAATTATTTTTAATTCAACTAAAATATCTGCGTTAGCTCTCTTATCTGTACGACCCTATTTATATCCCGCAATAGCTATATGCATATCATTTATGCTATCCGTCACGTTTCGGCTACAATGGCTAGCGCCTGGCATAATTCAGTGACGATTCTGCCATTACTGACCCTATGGTGCAGGAACTTGGTG
Coding sequences within it:
- the LOC126531477 gene encoding acetylcholinesterase-like, with protein sequence MELRVRCFCRALKVLAINSFLLLGIVGIVLLTADGKKRRNEQPFHAEGNGSLVVLTTAGPVQGVEITAHGRTLHAFYGVPYADPPVGERRFLHPVRRTPSKTVTMATELRPACPQDSYWFNTEYVNSSSFDEDCLHLNLWTPSVRANDVLRPVVVYLHGGGFQNGGNNLHIYDGRHFSALGNVVVVVPNYRVNVFGFLYVGTPDAPGNQGLWDQRLALLWVRDNVRAFGGDPERVTLMGQSAGSISVGYHVLSPLTRHLFRQAIMQSGTPFYKVEENQITGPEKARRMAARLCGPHLLRRPMAHVVDCLRNQTTQKLLGAVKMVLGLKASSFIPISGDDLLPKDPLVTMANGSAPPVDLLIGVNENEGTYFLHKLYQTMGITNPFAMSNRQHVTIVKLLVNYALWEAPEDLIEGLLTNVKEGTSTPDLVRHLAQGIGDVAMRCPTQYFSDFVLRQRGSQLYHYEYGYRPLKGSFWPPWMGVTHFDEFPFVWGYVFDRPEMATPRDTEFSQLLIGLWSSFIHNRTMHIEKTLWPPNERQLTVTMRLVEQPRVQSAESTETCIVLRKYIVPYRLNNTAHT